In Herbaspirillum sp. WKF16, one genomic interval encodes:
- a CDS encoding MBL fold metallo-hydrolase: MKFASLGSGSEGNALLISAAAGAHRPNSGTTVMLDCGFALRETERRMLRLGLDPSDVSAIVVTHEHSDHVAGVFKFARRYRIPVWLSYGTWQAVSAQAADVDIRFCADGDKIAIGDLELTPYTVPHDAREPVQYVAADGDRRLGVLTDAGQSTAHLVHALGACDALLLECNHDRAMLDNSPYPAFLKRRIGGAYGHLANETSAEILHLLDKSKLKQVVGAHLSQQNNTPELARAALESVLGETFGGIAIACQEDGFAWLDV; the protein is encoded by the coding sequence ATGAAGTTCGCGAGCCTCGGTAGCGGCAGCGAAGGTAACGCGCTGCTTATTTCGGCCGCAGCCGGCGCACATCGTCCCAACTCGGGCACGACCGTGATGCTGGACTGCGGCTTTGCTTTGCGCGAGACGGAAAGGCGCATGCTGCGCCTCGGGCTGGATCCTTCCGACGTCTCCGCCATCGTCGTCACCCACGAGCATTCCGACCACGTGGCCGGCGTATTCAAGTTCGCGCGCCGCTACCGCATCCCGGTCTGGCTCAGCTACGGCACCTGGCAGGCGGTGAGCGCCCAGGCCGCGGACGTCGACATCCGCTTTTGCGCCGACGGCGACAAGATTGCCATCGGCGACCTTGAACTCACTCCCTACACCGTGCCGCATGACGCGCGCGAACCGGTCCAGTACGTGGCCGCCGACGGCGATCGGCGCCTGGGCGTGCTGACCGACGCCGGGCAATCCACCGCGCACCTGGTCCACGCGCTGGGCGCCTGCGACGCGCTCCTGCTGGAGTGCAACCACGACCGCGCGATGCTGGACAACTCTCCCTATCCCGCCTTCCTCAAGCGCCGCATCGGCGGCGCCTACGGCCACCTAGCCAATGAGACCAGCGCCGAGATCCTGCATCTGCTCGACAAGAGCAAGCTCAAGCAAGTGGTCGGCGCTCACCTGAGCCAGCAAAACAATACCCCCGAGCTCGCACGCGCGGCGCTGGAAAGCGTCTTGGGCGAGACCTTCGGCGGCATCGCCATCGCCTGCCAGGAAGACGGCTTCGCTTGGCTGGACGTCTGA
- a CDS encoding cupin domain-containing protein: MKKPELLGGLTPAQFLRDYWHKKPLLIRQAIPGFQAPLPRQELFELARRDEVESRLITQRDQGWDMQHGPFAKLPALKQKAWTLLVQGVNLHHPAADALLRQFRFISDARLDDLMISYATDGGGVGPHFDSYDVFLLQAHGQRRWRISAQDDLTLEEGVPLKILSNFQPEQEFVLEPGDMLYLPPHYAHDGVALGECMTYSVGFRAPAYQELGEAFLDFMMDSIDLPGRYADPELKPTEKPAELPAAMVARIRDELNKIRFTDDDITIFLGEHLSEPKPSVFFEARGEDLSFARFFQGAKKRGLVLHRKTQMLYRGTHVFINGESFQVGRADKAILTKLADQRRLEKQEFDSASEDLLEALHQWHESGWLELA, translated from the coding sequence ATGAAAAAACCAGAACTGCTCGGCGGCCTCACGCCCGCCCAATTCCTGCGTGACTACTGGCACAAGAAGCCGCTGCTCATCCGCCAGGCCATTCCCGGTTTCCAGGCGCCGCTGCCGCGCCAGGAACTGTTCGAACTGGCCCGCCGCGACGAGGTCGAATCGCGCCTCATCACGCAGCGCGACCAGGGCTGGGACATGCAGCATGGCCCCTTCGCGAAGCTGCCCGCGCTGAAGCAGAAGGCCTGGACGCTGCTGGTGCAGGGCGTGAACCTGCACCATCCTGCCGCCGACGCGCTGCTGCGCCAGTTCCGCTTCATCTCCGACGCCCGCCTGGACGACCTGATGATCAGCTACGCCACCGACGGCGGCGGCGTCGGCCCGCATTTCGATTCCTATGACGTGTTCCTGCTGCAGGCCCACGGCCAGCGCCGCTGGCGCATCAGCGCGCAGGACGACCTGACGCTGGAGGAAGGCGTGCCGCTGAAGATCCTCAGCAACTTCCAGCCGGAGCAGGAGTTCGTGCTGGAGCCGGGCGACATGCTCTACCTGCCGCCGCATTACGCGCACGACGGCGTGGCGCTGGGCGAGTGCATGACCTATTCGGTCGGCTTCCGCGCGCCGGCCTACCAGGAGCTGGGCGAAGCCTTCCTCGACTTCATGATGGACAGCATCGACCTGCCCGGCCGCTATGCCGACCCCGAACTCAAACCCACCGAAAAACCGGCCGAACTGCCGGCCGCGATGGTGGCGCGCATCCGCGACGAGCTCAACAAGATCCGCTTCACCGACGACGACATCACCATCTTCCTCGGCGAGCACCTGTCCGAGCCCAAGCCCAGCGTGTTCTTCGAGGCGCGCGGCGAGGACCTGTCGTTTGCTCGCTTTTTCCAGGGCGCCAAGAAGCGCGGCCTGGTCCTGCACCGCAAGACGCAGATGCTGTATCGCGGCACGCATGTCTTCATCAATGGCGAGTCGTTCCAGGTCGGCCGCGCCGACAAGGCCATCCTGACGAAACTGGCGGACCAGCGCCGCCTGGAAAAACAGGAATTCGACAGCGCCTCGGAAGACCTGCTCGAAGCCCTGCATCAATGGCATGAAAGCGGCTGGTTGGAATTGGCCTGA